From the genome of Papaver somniferum cultivar HN1 chromosome 2, ASM357369v1, whole genome shotgun sequence, one region includes:
- the LOC113347357 gene encoding uncharacterized protein LOC113347357, translating to MSPPACDGIETPSTTTSCCCRCEEEEEVVKPDGQNCLHCKIIDQPSSSSCFVRSEELEKLRRILIASAKGFSIGAGLKGGLSIFSILARFKKTKLSPTQRKAGMVSNGEAIIKAVKETLRYGLFLGAFAGTFSSVDEFIAAVGGHRRTAGWRALLAGAIAGPTMLMTGPNTDHTSLAIYILMRAAVLASRCGIKSKRFGRICKPLTWAHGDIFLMCLSSSQILSAYILKQDSLPHSYKSFLNTHGGKHAAILQGIKEIASGMPLTNLDGIEKHYKSMGVNIKLDPQMKVPCTIVHGNQSCQSHILSFLRQAYARALPVYLPVYLFPALIVHRQDLLKRPFTILGKGLFGTARSSLFLSVYCSSAWMWTCILFRAFKTCNIPMVAMGTFPPGLALAIEKKSRRIEISLYCFARAIESFFTCMIDAGILPKSKKLNRADVLIFSLSTAIIMHCYAQEREVFRSKYLNVLDWVFGVPPPTSETPRGKQN from the exons ATGTCTCCTCCGGCATGTGATGGAATTGAAACTCCGTCAACGACAACTAGCTGTTGCTGTAGatgcgaagaagaagaagaagttgttaaaccggaTGGGCAGAACTGTCTACATTGTAAAATAATTGatcaaccttcttcttcgtcGTGTTTTGTTAGATCTGAAGAGCTTGAAAAGTTACGGAGAATTTTAATAGCTTCGGCCAAGGGTTTTTCAATTGGAGCTGGTTTAAAGGGTGGACTTTCTATCTTCTCTATTCTTGCTCGTTTTAAGAAAACTAAATTATCTCCTACtcaaag GAAGGCGGGGATGGTTTCAAATGGTGAAGCAATTATTAAAGCAGTCAAGGAGACCCTAAGATATGGATTATTTCTTGGTGCATTTGCTGGCACATTTTCTTCAGTTGATGAATTCATAGCTGCTGTTGGAGGACATCGTAG GACGGCAGGTTGGAGAGCATTGTTAGCTGGGGCAATTGCAGGTCCTACGATGCTTATGACTGGTCCTAATACAGATCATACAAGTTTGGCCATATATATTCTGATGAGAGCTGCTGTTTTAGCTTCTCGGTGTGGAATTAAAAGCAAAAGATTTGGACGAATTTGTAAACCACTTACTTGGGCTCATGGTGACATTTTTCTCATGTGTTTGTCTTCTTCACAAATCCT GTCTGCTTACATATTGAAGCAAGACAGTTTACCTCATTCATACAAGTCCTTTCTAAATACACACGGTGGAAAGCATGCTGCTATCCTCCAAGGCATTAAAGAGATTGCAAGTGGGATGCCTTTGACTAATTTGGACGGGATAGAGAAGCATTATAAGTCCATGGGTGTGAACATCAAACTAGATCCTCAAATGAAAGTTCCCTGTACG ATTGTACATGGAAACCAATCTTGTCAGTCACATATTTTATCCTTCCTCCGTCAAGCTTATGCAAGAGCCTTGCCTGTTTATCTTCCAGTATATTTATTCCCAGCACTAATAGTACATCGTCAAGACCTATTGAAAAG GCCTTTTACAATTTTAGGAAAGGGTCTATTCGGCACTGCGAGGTCTAGCTTGTTCCTATCAGTTTACTGTTCATCAGCTTG GATGTGGACTTGCATTCTATTCAGAGCTTTTAAGACATGCAATATACCGATGGTGGCCATGGGAACA TTCCCTCCTGGCCTGGCATTGGCGATCGAGAAGAAGAGCAGACGAATTGAAATCTCTCTCTACTGCTTTGCACGAGCTATTGAGAGCTTCTTCACATGCATGATTGATGCAGGTATTCTTCCAAAATCAAAGAAATTAAATAGAGCCGATGTGCTGATATTCAGCTTGTCAACAGCCATTATCATGCACTGCTACGCACAAGAAAGGGAAGTTTTTCGATCCAAGTACTTGAACGTTCTTGATTGGGTTTTCGGAGTTCCTCCTCCAACAAGTGAAACACCTCGAGGCAAACAAAACTAA